ACGTGGAATCACTATCAAATGCATAAGGTAAAGCTATATATAATATCAAGGAAAACAAAGTGAAAAAAATCACAATGCTTAAGAAGAAAGCTCACGGGAGGCGCATCGTAGTGAGGATGCGGCTTTGACAGGTTAACAAAAGCTAAAATAGTGCAGGAAGCGATGCCCAGGTAAGTTATCTTCTCCCACTTGGCCGTCTCACCTGAATAAATGAAAGAGAAAAACAGATCAAATACAAAGTAAAACCACTAAAATAATCGGCGACGCCAACGtattaaaacaatgaattttaTGCTCCAAACCCAGATGGATCTGAATCCTTAAGCTGTCACCATGGCATTCAAAATTATTCAAACTAACCGGAAAGGCTTTCCACTCCACCGAAATCCCGAAATCAAATTCATCTATTATGGCACATTTTGCTAATTTCCACTACAATATACACATATCTACAGAACCATTgaacaaaaagagaaaaattatCACAAACCTAAGAAACTAAGGTCAAAACCCTAACATTTACCCGCAAATGCTAATTGGATTTTCTCAGATTAATAAATcttgaattaaaactaagaaataataattatatatcaaAGATCAACAATTAAATAATCGAGTCGCATATATTCGCGTGTGTGTGCGCGCACGCGACGGAGACAGATAGAGAAATAAGAAATTACGAGCATCGTCGTGTCCAGCAGAGGAGGAGAATGAGCGCCTTGGAGGAGCAGCGGATCGAGAGCCGCCACGCAGGGCGGTTCGAAGCCCAGCAGATCGGAACATCGCCGTCGCCATTTCTTAGCAACTCTTATCTTTTACTCTTTGATGTTGTTTTGTGCAGAGAATTTATGGAAAGTGAAAATGCGAAACCCTTTTTTGACA
This is a stretch of genomic DNA from Malus domestica chromosome 02, GDT2T_hap1. It encodes these proteins:
- the LOC103405422 gene encoding cytochrome c oxidase subunit 6a, mitochondrial, coding for MATAMFRSAGLRTALRGGSRSAAPPRRSFSSSAGHDDARETAKWEKITYLGIASCTILAFVNLSKPHPHYDAPPAYPYLHIRNKEFPWGPDGLFETKHEH